One Brassica napus cultivar Da-Ae chromosome A1, Da-Ae, whole genome shotgun sequence genomic region harbors:
- the LOC106382181 gene encoding uncharacterized protein At2g29880-like — protein MMVDQRQGKGEYIQWRPEESKLLIELVASCFKEGWVDPNGKMFKKTVETKILSVLNEKFNSRKTYKNFINRMKILKNQYRDFVNLLHFDSKVQWNPITKKFTAPDEVWTAYLRDFPNQRHVRNETYEEYENMKLVFGGMRRFARLHSQPSKVRKNEIMKQEVDLTNDDDEVHEIRETETDLFGDSSDYASIKDKNLLAKICTEIRSVESATKQMIHIMQGRSMVEENKKINVWEAIKEIPNLSNHVQYKALSMIQKLEMRDIFVSMSVEDRLGWIQWNTQPKT, from the exons ATGATGGTAGATCAAAGACAAGGAAAAGGTGAATACATTCAGTGGAGACCAGAAGAGAGCAAATTGTTGATTGAGCTAGTAGCAAGCTGCTTCAAGGAGGGATGGGTTGATCCCAATGGAAAAATGTTCAAGAAAACCGTTGAGACAAAGATACTTTCAGTTCTTAACGAAAAATTTAATAGCAGGAAGACTTATAAGAATTTTATTAACCGAATGAAGATATTGAAGAACCAATACCGAGATTTTGTCAATCTTCTGCATTTTGATTCTAAGGTTCAATGGAATCCAATCACAAAGAAGTTCACGGCTCCGGATGAAGTGTGGACTGCTTACCTTAGA GATTTTCCTAATCAAAGACATGTACGTAACGAGACATATGaagaatatgaaaatatgaaGCTAGTATTTGGGGGAATGAGAAGATTTGCGAGATTACATTCTCAACCATCGAAAGTGAGAAAGAACGAGATAATGAAACAAGAAGTGGATCTTACTAATGATGATGACGAGGTTCATGAAATCCGTGAAACCGAAACTGATTTATTTGGTGATTCATCAGACTATGCATCCATCAAAGACAAGAATCTTTTGGCAAAGATTTGCACAGAGATAAGATCAGTTGAGTCGGCCACTAAACAGATGATTCACATAATGCAAGGAAGATCAATGGTTGAGGAAAACAAGAAGATCAATGTTTGGGAGGCTATAAAAGAGATTCCTAATTTGTCCAACCATGTCCAATACAAAGCTCTTTCCATGATTCAAAAGCTTGAAATGAGAGACATA